In Massilia forsythiae, one DNA window encodes the following:
- a CDS encoding glycoside hydrolase family 31 protein, whose translation MRLTPHKTLAALASALAFVPAAFAAPMSTLDRNGAWVTVEAYGPNIVHVTIAADKAEVLKGPGFGILPKNADNGAFRHATGAGGDSFTSSGMTLQVNPAPPARTPSQGEKYFAPSLASVGLSVKNARGEQILNMTGWEMSPQTVSGEKTYQVGASFSAPRDEHYYGMGQNQESLSGLDLRGRVLDCKHWYDAPAGESVCVPFMVSSKGYGIVWDNPSATRFIAGVNGRTAFQSNVGERVSFFVITGNNSDELYAGYARLTGKTPIPPKAAFGLIQSKARYDSQQEVLRVANTYRQKKYPLDVMVVDWFYWTRMGQMDINPAEFPDPDGMNKQLHDMGMQSIISIWPRYETSGRYFNELDKKGYLLKDKDGKSVDGLPFRSDRTGGLIDATNPAARQWFWEKARDNILSHGFDYPWLDETEPDLVPDGFFYSIGSGDRYHNLFPLLHVEGVADNMRAWKPNKRVLILSRAAYLGSQRTGALFWSSDINPTWEALARQIPAGLNMTASGIALWGNDIGGWQFLPQTTTATKAPLLDPSDARDVVGQNHDYPELMTRWFQYGTFLPTLRLHGDRKQADIWSFGKAAETIMARYDTLRYQLIPYIYSQAKFTHDTGAPFMRPLWMDFPQDPNVADIGTEYMFGPAFLVAPITEQGQTEKNVYLPAGSDWYNFWTKEKLAGGRWVKVAAPIDQIPVFVKAGSIVPIGADIQSTATKQGIARVEVYPGKDGEFSLYDDDGVSYDYEKGKSTVTRLRWNEGSGKLSASGNDSGLARSLPGLVKVVGK comes from the coding sequence ATGAGGCTGACTCCCCATAAGACACTGGCCGCGCTCGCATCGGCGCTGGCATTCGTTCCGGCGGCATTCGCCGCGCCGATGAGCACCCTGGACCGCAACGGCGCCTGGGTCACGGTCGAGGCCTACGGCCCGAACATCGTGCACGTGACCATCGCCGCCGACAAGGCCGAGGTGCTGAAGGGGCCGGGCTTCGGCATCCTGCCGAAGAATGCCGACAACGGCGCCTTCCGCCACGCCACAGGCGCCGGCGGCGACAGCTTCACCTCGTCCGGCATGACGCTGCAGGTGAACCCGGCGCCGCCGGCGCGCACCCCGAGCCAGGGCGAAAAATATTTCGCGCCATCGCTGGCATCGGTCGGCCTGAGCGTCAAGAACGCCCGGGGCGAGCAGATCCTCAACATGACAGGCTGGGAAATGTCGCCGCAAACCGTGAGCGGCGAAAAAACCTACCAGGTCGGCGCCTCGTTCAGCGCCCCGCGCGACGAGCACTACTACGGCATGGGCCAGAACCAGGAATCGCTGTCCGGCCTCGACCTGCGCGGCCGCGTGCTCGACTGCAAGCACTGGTACGACGCCCCCGCCGGCGAAAGCGTGTGCGTGCCGTTCATGGTGTCGTCCAAGGGCTACGGCATCGTCTGGGACAACCCGTCGGCCACGCGCTTCATCGCGGGCGTAAACGGGCGCACGGCGTTCCAGTCGAACGTGGGCGAGCGCGTCAGCTTCTTCGTCATCACCGGCAACAACTCGGACGAGTTGTACGCCGGCTATGCGCGCCTGACCGGCAAGACCCCGATCCCGCCCAAGGCGGCGTTCGGCTTGATCCAATCGAAAGCGCGCTACGACAGCCAGCAGGAAGTGCTGCGCGTGGCCAACACCTATCGCCAAAAGAAATATCCGCTGGACGTGATGGTGGTCGACTGGTTCTACTGGACGCGCATGGGCCAGATGGACATCAATCCGGCCGAATTCCCCGATCCGGACGGCATGAACAAGCAGCTGCACGACATGGGCATGCAGTCGATCATCTCGATCTGGCCGCGTTATGAAACCTCGGGCCGCTATTTCAACGAGCTGGACAAGAAAGGCTACCTGCTCAAGGACAAGGACGGCAAGAGCGTCGACGGCCTGCCGTTCCGCTCGGACCGCACCGGCGGCCTGATCGACGCCACCAACCCGGCCGCCCGCCAGTGGTTCTGGGAAAAGGCGCGCGACAACATCCTGTCGCACGGCTTCGACTACCCGTGGCTGGACGAGACCGAGCCGGACCTGGTGCCGGACGGCTTCTTCTACTCGATCGGTTCGGGCGACCGCTACCACAACCTGTTCCCGCTGCTGCACGTCGAAGGCGTGGCCGACAACATGCGTGCGTGGAAACCGAACAAGCGCGTGCTGATCCTGTCGCGCGCCGCCTACCTCGGCTCGCAGCGCACCGGCGCCCTGTTCTGGTCGTCGGACATCAACCCGACCTGGGAAGCGCTGGCGCGCCAGATCCCGGCCGGCCTGAACATGACCGCATCCGGCATCGCGCTGTGGGGCAACGACATCGGCGGCTGGCAATTCCTGCCGCAGACCACCACCGCCACCAAGGCGCCGCTGCTGGATCCGTCCGACGCGCGCGACGTGGTCGGCCAGAACCACGACTATCCGGAACTGATGACGCGCTGGTTCCAGTACGGCACCTTCCTGCCGACGCTGCGCTTGCACGGCGACCGCAAGCAGGCCGACATCTGGTCCTTCGGCAAGGCGGCGGAAACGATCATGGCGCGCTACGACACGCTGCGTTATCAATTGATCCCGTACATCTACAGCCAGGCCAAGTTCACCCACGACACCGGCGCGCCGTTCATGCGTCCGCTGTGGATGGACTTCCCGCAAGATCCGAACGTGGCCGACATCGGCACCGAATACATGTTCGGCCCGGCCTTCCTGGTGGCGCCGATCACCGAGCAGGGCCAGACCGAGAAAAACGTCTACCTGCCGGCCGGCAGCGACTGGTACAACTTCTGGACCAAGGAAAAGCTGGCGGGCGGCCGCTGGGTGAAAGTGGCGGCGCCGATCGACCAGATTCCGGTGTTCGTCAAGGCCGGCTCGATCGTGCCGATCGGCGCCGACATCCAGTCCACCGCCACGAAGCAGGGCATTGCCCGCGTCGAGGTGTATCCGGGCAAGGATGGCGAGTTCAGCCTGTATGACGACGACGGCGTGTCGTACGACTACGAAAAGGGCAAGTCGACCGTCACCAGGCTGCGCTGGAACGAGGGCAGCGGCAAGCTGAGCGCGTCCGGCAATGACAGCGGCCTGGCGCGTTCGCTGCCGGGGCTGGTGAAGGTGGTGGGCAAATAA
- a CDS encoding S9 family peptidase — MRPLLLLLAALSAVPASAERLTLDRIHADPALSGPGVRALRVSPDGERVTFLRGRADNQFQLDLWEYNMKDKTTHRLVDSKQLVPNETLSLEEKARRERARTASLSGILSYSWSPNGKQLLVPIAGDLYLVDADKPDGARKVASGNVGDPKISPKGRYVSFVRDQNLFVIDLTTGQERQLTTDGKGTIHNGEAEFVAQEEMDQRTGYYWAPDDSAIAYRHFDEAQVPVARRFEIFADRTEVIDQRYPAAGDPNVAIDLMIVNPSTGAQRKVDLGSEKDIYLVRADWSADAKTLVYQRQSRDQKRLDLVAVDAATLAQRPLLTETSKTWVAINDDLRFLQKRNAFIWASERSGRNHLYLYDLNGKLLHPISSGEWGVDNVLAVDEAAGKVYIASNKDAVIDKQAYVLNLDGSNASKPLRITRNDGWHEDVFARNGKIFVDTYSDPKTPPQVSIHRADGTMVEWLEHNELNASHPYAKYLPDHLPTEYGSIKAHDGQALYYSMIKPANFDPAKRYPVFLFTYGGPHSQRVTRQWGNYFNQYMAQQGFVVFTLDNRGSSRRERAFTDVIYGELGKHEVEDQLTGVDWLAKQGYVDPKRVGVFGWSYGGFMTLRLLAAASDKIAMGVSVAPVTDWSLYDTHYTEQFIGATPKANPAAYEQSGVFSHLDGLKSPLLLVHGMADDNVLFTNTTRLIDALVNRNVQFELMTYPGAKHGISSRAGQRHVYGMIEAFFKKNLGGTAPK; from the coding sequence ATGCGCCCTCTTCTGCTGCTCCTCGCCGCCCTGTCGGCCGTTCCCGCATCCGCGGAACGCCTGACGCTGGACCGAATCCACGCCGACCCGGCGTTGTCCGGTCCTGGCGTGCGCGCCCTGCGCGTGTCGCCCGACGGCGAACGCGTGACCTTCCTGCGCGGCCGCGCCGACAACCAGTTCCAGCTGGACCTGTGGGAATACAACATGAAGGACAAGACCACGCACCGCCTGGTCGACTCCAAGCAGCTGGTGCCCAACGAAACCCTGTCGCTGGAAGAAAAGGCGCGCCGCGAACGCGCGCGCACGGCCAGCCTGTCGGGCATCCTGAGCTACAGCTGGTCGCCGAACGGCAAGCAATTGCTGGTGCCGATCGCGGGCGACCTGTACCTGGTCGATGCCGACAAGCCGGACGGCGCGCGCAAGGTCGCCTCGGGCAACGTCGGCGATCCGAAGATCTCGCCCAAGGGCCGCTACGTCTCCTTCGTGCGCGACCAGAACCTGTTCGTGATCGACCTCACCACCGGCCAGGAACGCCAGCTGACCACGGATGGCAAGGGCACCATCCACAACGGCGAAGCCGAGTTCGTGGCCCAGGAAGAGATGGACCAGCGTACCGGCTACTATTGGGCGCCGGACGACTCCGCCATCGCCTACCGCCATTTCGACGAAGCGCAGGTGCCGGTGGCGCGCCGCTTCGAGATCTTTGCCGACCGCACCGAGGTCATCGACCAGCGCTATCCGGCCGCGGGCGACCCGAACGTGGCGATCGACCTGATGATCGTGAACCCGTCGACCGGCGCGCAAAGGAAGGTCGACCTGGGCAGCGAGAAGGATATCTACCTGGTGCGCGCCGACTGGAGCGCCGATGCCAAGACCCTGGTCTACCAGCGCCAGTCGCGCGACCAGAAGCGCCTGGACCTGGTGGCGGTGGATGCGGCCACGCTGGCCCAGCGCCCGCTGCTCACCGAAACGTCGAAGACCTGGGTCGCGATCAACGACGACTTGCGGTTCCTGCAGAAGCGCAACGCCTTCATCTGGGCATCCGAGCGCAGCGGCCGCAACCACCTGTACCTGTACGACCTGAACGGCAAGCTGCTGCACCCGATCTCCAGCGGCGAATGGGGCGTCGACAATGTGCTGGCGGTCGACGAAGCCGCCGGCAAGGTCTACATAGCGTCCAACAAGGATGCGGTGATCGACAAGCAGGCCTACGTGCTGAACCTGGACGGCAGCAACGCGTCGAAACCGCTGCGCATCACCAGGAACGATGGCTGGCACGAGGATGTGTTCGCGCGCAACGGCAAGATCTTCGTCGACACCTATTCCGATCCGAAGACGCCGCCGCAAGTGTCGATCCACCGTGCCGACGGCACGATGGTCGAATGGCTCGAGCATAACGAGTTGAACGCCAGCCACCCGTACGCCAAATACCTGCCGGACCACCTGCCGACCGAATACGGCAGCATCAAGGCGCACGATGGCCAGGCGCTGTACTACTCGATGATCAAGCCGGCCAATTTCGATCCGGCCAAACGCTATCCGGTGTTCCTGTTCACCTATGGCGGCCCGCATTCGCAGCGCGTGACGCGCCAGTGGGGCAATTATTTCAACCAATACATGGCGCAGCAGGGTTTCGTGGTGTTCACGCTGGACAACCGCGGCTCGTCGCGGCGCGAGCGCGCCTTCACCGACGTCATCTACGGCGAACTGGGCAAGCATGAAGTCGAAGACCAATTGACCGGCGTCGACTGGCTGGCGAAGCAAGGCTACGTCGATCCGAAGCGCGTCGGCGTGTTCGGCTGGAGCTATGGCGGCTTCATGACGCTGCGCCTGCTGGCGGCGGCGTCCGACAAGATCGCCATGGGCGTATCGGTGGCGCCGGTAACCGACTGGTCGCTGTACGACACCCACTACACCGAGCAGTTCATCGGCGCCACGCCGAAGGCGAACCCGGCGGCGTACGAACAGAGCGGCGTGTTCTCGCACCTGGACGGCTTGAAATCGCCGCTGCTGCTGGTGCACGGCATGGCCGACGACAACGTGCTGTTCACCAACACCACGCGCCTGATCGACGCGCTGGTCAACCGCAACGTCCAGTTCGAGCTGATGACCTACCCGGGCGCCAAGCACGGGATTTCGTCGCGCGCCGGCCAGCGCCACGTGTACGGCATGATCGAGGCCTTCTTCAAGAAGAACCTGGGCGGGACCGCGCCGAAGTAA
- a CDS encoding CsbD family protein: MNSDQINGKLKDIGGKIQEEAGKLVGSTEQQAKGLANQVEGKTQEKLGDAKEKLNDKLDDANRI; the protein is encoded by the coding sequence ATGAATTCGGACCAAATCAACGGCAAACTGAAAGATATCGGCGGCAAGATCCAGGAAGAAGCCGGCAAGCTGGTCGGCAGCACCGAGCAGCAAGCCAAGGGCCTGGCAAACCAGGTCGAAGGCAAGACCCAGGAAAAGCTGGGCGATGCCAAGGAAAAGCTGAACGACAAGCTGGACGACGCCAACCGTATCTGA
- a CDS encoding CsbD family protein yields the protein MNEDQIKGKAKDIGGKIQEEFGKAVGSTEQQAKGLANQTEGKVQEKAGDLKDAADKATR from the coding sequence ATGAACGAAGACCAGATCAAAGGCAAAGCCAAAGACATCGGCGGCAAGATTCAGGAAGAATTCGGCAAGGCCGTGGGCAGCACCGAACAGCAAGCCAAGGGCCTGGCCAACCAGACCGAAGGCAAGGTCCAGGAAAAAGCCGGCGACCTGAAGGATGCAGCCGACAAGGCCACCCGCTGA
- a CDS encoding class I SAM-dependent methyltransferase has product MNDDLHDITRRTLHHYDRVAPQFFAGTVDHDVSQNIAALLAAIEAPAPWAILDLGCGPGRDLKAFKEMGHEAVGLDGSAEFVAMARTYSGCDVWQQDFLDLDLPPARFDGIYANASLFHVPRSALPRVLRALRATLKPGGVLFSSNPRGNNEEGWNGPRYGSFHDYPAWEAYLVAAGFLPLHHYYRPPGLPRERQPWLASVWRKPV; this is encoded by the coding sequence ATGAACGACGACCTGCACGACATCACGCGGCGCACCCTGCATCACTACGACCGGGTAGCGCCGCAGTTCTTTGCCGGTACCGTCGACCACGACGTCAGCCAGAACATCGCGGCCTTGCTGGCGGCGATCGAGGCGCCGGCACCGTGGGCCATCCTGGATCTGGGTTGCGGCCCCGGCCGCGACCTCAAGGCCTTCAAGGAAATGGGCCACGAAGCGGTCGGACTGGATGGCAGCGCCGAGTTCGTCGCCATGGCGCGCACGTATAGCGGCTGCGACGTCTGGCAACAGGATTTCCTCGACCTGGACCTGCCGCCGGCGCGCTTCGACGGCATCTATGCCAATGCCTCGCTGTTCCACGTGCCGCGCAGCGCATTGCCGCGGGTGTTGCGCGCGTTGCGCGCCACCCTCAAGCCGGGCGGCGTGCTGTTCAGCTCCAACCCGCGCGGCAACAACGAAGAAGGCTGGAACGGGCCGCGCTACGGCAGTTTCCACGATTACCCGGCCTGGGAAGCCTACCTGGTCGCGGCCGGTTTCCTGCCCCTGCATCATTACTACCGGCCGCCAGGCTTGCCGCGCGAACGGCAACCCTGGTTGGCGAGCGTCTGGCGCAAGCCGGTTTGA